From the Desulfovibrio sp. JY genome, one window contains:
- a CDS encoding B12-binding domain-containing radical SAM protein, giving the protein MTPAMPVLVLNSPFLPNFSRPQRSPAVTKSGTLYFPLFLAQATALLEADGYDVDLLDAPAAGLDLPAVIARAERQRPVLAVIDTATPSIDADIAAAAALRRVLPGVFTVLVGPHASALPEDVLTSVPGAVCAVARREYDATVLELARVLESGPATDARLAKIEGLSFVDASGAAVHNPDRPYIEDLGALPPVAPVYKRHLDIRRYFNPNAKPPMVTLSTSRGCPFRCSFCLHPQTLTGRKARYRPIEDVLDEVAWCLDNFPGLRTIFFEDDTLTADRTRCKAFCAAIGRRGLRFEWTANSRADLASDLLAAMGRAGCRQVCVGFESADPTALTSMKKGLTAARMERFRADARAAGIKVHGCFIFGFPGDTRESIMATIDFAIKLAPDTAQFYPVMVYPGTEAYAEYAARGHITAETWRDWLTPKGLHNCVVRNETLGPRELVRLCDLARRRFYLRPSFLLRRAVSSLVSPGEMARNVRAGRVFVRHLLRGSQV; this is encoded by the coding sequence ATGACCCCCGCCATGCCCGTGCTGGTTTTGAATTCCCCTTTTCTGCCCAATTTTTCCCGGCCCCAGCGTTCCCCGGCCGTCACCAAGTCCGGCACTCTGTATTTCCCGCTGTTCCTGGCCCAGGCCACGGCCCTGCTCGAGGCCGACGGCTACGACGTGGACCTGCTGGACGCCCCGGCCGCCGGCCTCGACCTGCCGGCCGTCATCGCCCGGGCCGAGCGGCAGCGTCCCGTTTTGGCGGTCATCGACACCGCCACGCCGAGCATCGACGCCGACATCGCCGCCGCCGCCGCCCTGCGCCGCGTATTGCCCGGGGTCTTCACGGTCCTGGTCGGGCCCCATGCCTCGGCCTTGCCGGAAGACGTGCTGACGAGCGTGCCGGGAGCGGTTTGCGCCGTGGCCCGGCGCGAATACGACGCCACGGTGCTGGAACTGGCCCGGGTGCTGGAAAGCGGCCCGGCGACCGACGCCCGGCTGGCCAAAATCGAGGGCCTGAGCTTCGTGGACGCATCCGGCGCGGCGGTCCACAATCCCGACCGGCCCTACATCGAGGACCTGGGAGCACTTCCGCCCGTGGCCCCGGTCTACAAGCGCCACCTGGACATCCGCCGTTATTTCAACCCCAACGCCAAGCCGCCCATGGTGACGCTTTCCACCTCGCGCGGCTGCCCGTTTCGCTGCTCGTTTTGCCTGCATCCCCAGACCCTGACCGGACGCAAGGCGCGCTACCGGCCCATCGAGGACGTGCTCGACGAAGTGGCCTGGTGCCTGGACAACTTCCCGGGGCTGCGCACGATTTTTTTCGAGGACGACACGCTGACCGCCGATCGGACGCGCTGCAAGGCCTTTTGCGCCGCCATCGGGCGTCGGGGGCTGCGCTTCGAGTGGACGGCCAACAGCCGGGCCGATCTGGCTTCTGATCTCCTCGCGGCCATGGGCCGGGCCGGGTGCAGGCAGGTGTGCGTGGGCTTCGAATCCGCCGATCCCACTGCCCTTACCTCCATGAAGAAAGGCCTTACGGCCGCACGCATGGAACGCTTCCGGGCCGACGCCAGGGCCGCCGGCATCAAGGTCCACGGCTGTTTCATCTTCGGCTTTCCGGGCGATACCCGCGAGTCCATCATGGCCACCATCGACTTCGCCATCAAGCTGGCCCCGGACACGGCCCAGTTCTACCCGGTCATGGTCTACCCCGGCACCGAGGCCTATGCCGAATACGCCGCCCGGGGGCACATCACGGCCGAAACCTGGCGCGACTGGCTCACGCCCAAGGGCCTGCACAACTGCGTGGTGCGAAACGAGACCCTCGGGCCGCGCGAGCTGGTGCGGCTCTGCGACCTGGCCCGCCGCCGCTTCTACCTGCGGCCGTCCTTTCTGCTGCGGCGGGCTGTTTCCTCCCTGGTTTCCCCGGGCGAGATGGCGCGAAACGTCCGGGCCGGCCGGGTGTTCGTGCGGCACCTTTTGCGCGGGTCGCAGGTATAG
- a CDS encoding calcium-binding protein, with amino-acid sequence MVRYVMGILAIVALIAALGGCAKKQSQHPKGYATMDEVYIKYDVNKDGVITKDEFMSQWKDKQKAESAWEKLDVKNNGFVDRVLNNDAPLSVWNDVESQNTPY; translated from the coding sequence ATGGTGCGTTACGTAATGGGGATTCTGGCGATCGTGGCCCTGATCGCCGCTTTGGGCGGCTGCGCCAAGAAACAGTCGCAGCATCCCAAGGGCTACGCGACCATGGATGAAGTGTACATCAAGTACGACGTCAACAAGGATGGCGTGATCACCAAGGACGAATTCATGTCCCAATGGAAGGATAAACAAAAGGCCGAATCCGCCTGGGAAAAGCTGGACGTGAAAAACAACGGCTTCGTCGACCGCGTGCTCAATAACGACGCGCCGCTCTCCGTCTGGAACGACGTGGAAAGCCAGAACACGCCCTACTAG
- a CDS encoding FAD-dependent oxidoreductase has translation MSTAPSSSSPIVIVGGGVAGLACAARLTAAGWPVVVIEREAEAGGLLRSVPLDGVVFDLGPHVLFLDHPGRGEAFLREVLDGAPVIRHPFAFAIHAGGRYWKFPNHFDFLRYPTRYKIEALRAALKRRGAPPPEPIPASLELAEKCGPGLYGLLFRDLFAKKALMDPAELHHYWLARVDRTIDNAKEPFVPRGKAGAVLAALGRLRQRYTYPRGGLGDVPRLLAERIRNGGGEIMTGVTDLALEHQGDRITAVLLPDRRIPCRHLVWTAPLNALNSALGETTIPRLPTITMRLALLTYNRTQRVHRPYVYTYHPDPAMLANRIYYPESIFRELGPADREGLCLEINVATGEGTLPSEAETLSRAVADVAHLGLYPPQTLREARVVTLPAAMPVYPLDYERNLEAATTPVRGIANAHAVGRQGGFYFCLTPAAVTQGLKMADHLLGTEPQPGA, from the coding sequence ATGAGCACCGCCCCCTCTTCGTCCTCCCCCATCGTCATTGTCGGCGGCGGCGTGGCCGGACTTGCCTGCGCCGCCCGGCTGACCGCCGCCGGATGGCCGGTGGTCGTCATCGAACGCGAAGCCGAGGCCGGCGGCCTGTTGCGCTCCGTGCCCCTGGACGGCGTGGTGTTCGACCTCGGCCCCCATGTCCTTTTCCTCGACCATCCGGGGCGCGGCGAGGCGTTCTTGCGCGAGGTGCTCGACGGCGCGCCCGTCATCCGCCACCCCTTCGCCTTCGCCATCCACGCCGGCGGGCGCTATTGGAAATTTCCCAACCACTTCGATTTTCTGCGCTATCCCACCCGCTACAAGATCGAGGCCCTGCGCGCCGCCCTCAAACGCCGGGGCGCGCCGCCCCCGGAGCCCATCCCCGCCTCCCTGGAACTGGCGGAAAAATGCGGCCCGGGACTTTACGGGCTGCTCTTCCGGGACCTTTTCGCCAAAAAGGCCCTCATGGACCCGGCCGAGCTGCACCACTACTGGCTGGCCCGGGTGGACCGCACCATCGACAACGCCAAGGAGCCCTTCGTCCCCCGGGGCAAGGCCGGGGCCGTCCTGGCGGCGCTCGGCCGGCTGCGCCAGCGCTACACCTACCCCCGGGGCGGCCTTGGCGACGTGCCGCGCCTGCTGGCGGAGCGCATCCGCAACGGCGGCGGCGAGATCATGACCGGCGTGACCGATCTCGCCCTCGAACACCAGGGCGATCGCATCACGGCCGTTCTTCTGCCCGACCGGCGCATCCCCTGCCGACACTTGGTCTGGACCGCGCCCTTAAACGCCCTTAATAGCGCCCTGGGCGAGACGACCATCCCCAGGCTCCCCACCATCACCATGCGCCTGGCGCTTTTGACCTACAACCGCACACAGCGGGTCCACCGGCCCTACGTCTACACCTACCACCCGGACCCGGCCATGCTGGCCAACCGCATCTATTATCCGGAATCCATCTTCCGGGAGCTGGGGCCGGCCGACCGCGAGGGGCTGTGCCTGGAAATCAACGTGGCCACGGGCGAAGGGACGCTGCCGAGCGAAGCCGAAACCCTTTCCCGAGCCGTGGCCGACGTGGCCCACCTGGGGCTCTACCCGCCCCAGACCCTGCGCGAGGCCCGCGTCGTCACCCTGCCGGCGGCCATGCCGGTCTATCCTCTCGACTATGAACGGAATCTGGAGGCGGCGACCACCCCGGTGCGGGGCATCGCCAACGCCCACGCCGTGGGCCGGCAGGGCGGCTTCTACTTCTGCCTGACCCCGGCCGCCGTCACCCAGGGGCTCAAGATGGCGGATCATCTGCTTGGAACCGAACCCCAACCCGGAGCCTGA
- a CDS encoding DUF3859 domain-containing protein, translating into MKRLLAILPILCLLLASCSSTLNFFGFGSKEEKPKEPTIVLVDYGIYDANGALTTATNSVPRKLGTTFGLRFKTLKPEGGTSKVKIITASPGIIDPAQNKVVFNTETTVDVVTGKEYNCTFTFEKEWEMASGDWTLTAVAEDGSSIKKTFQIFNPQQ; encoded by the coding sequence GTGAAACGTTTGCTTGCGATATTGCCGATCTTGTGCCTGCTTCTGGCTTCCTGCTCCTCGACGCTGAATTTCTTCGGCTTCGGCAGCAAGGAGGAAAAGCCAAAGGAGCCGACCATCGTTTTGGTGGATTACGGCATTTACGATGCGAACGGGGCGCTCACGACCGCCACCAATTCCGTGCCCCGCAAACTCGGCACGACGTTCGGCCTGCGCTTTAAAACGCTCAAGCCCGAAGGCGGCACGTCCAAGGTCAAGATCATCACCGCCTCGCCGGGCATCATCGACCCGGCCCAGAACAAGGTGGTCTTCAATACCGAAACCACGGTCGATGTGGTAACGGGCAAGGAATACAACTGCACCTTCACCTTCGAGAAGGAATGGGAGATGGCCAGCGGCGACTGGACGCTTACCGCCGTGGCCGAAGACGGCTCCTCCATCAAGAAGACCTTCCAGATCTTCAATCCGCAGCAATAA
- a CDS encoding radical SAM protein: MGLLDSALATKGAGASERVKILKRHAQAFVRHATAKRLWNFYKAERNRLQKRAVLDSMPYILKIETTNICNLRCAYCYDDRRAPTPEERPFGRMSAEQFRGLLDAVGDYLFKINLYGFGEPFLFPETLEMIRLATDRNIGVGVSSNLNHRDPDLPRRIVASGLEVLIFSCHGVSQETSNRFMRGGNPTLALENLRALIDARRAAGSKTPFIDWQYCVTGFNEHEIGEARDKARALGVDQVRFIKPFFPADAPDEWFSSRFPRQTFSHDAEASPGCSWLYRSAYVNWDGGLIPCCRDPRDLSVDFGNVLKTPFRDVWNNAKYQAARTLLADPTRNDLRPGIVCGRCPVTYLRKQ, encoded by the coding sequence ATGGGACTGCTCGATTCCGCCCTGGCCACCAAGGGAGCGGGCGCGTCCGAACGCGTCAAAATCTTAAAGCGCCATGCCCAGGCCTTCGTGCGCCACGCCACGGCCAAACGGCTGTGGAACTTTTACAAGGCCGAACGCAACAGGCTGCAAAAGCGCGCGGTGCTCGATTCCATGCCCTATATTCTCAAGATCGAGACCACCAACATCTGCAACCTGCGCTGCGCCTACTGCTACGACGACCGCCGCGCCCCCACGCCCGAGGAACGCCCCTTCGGCCGCATGAGCGCCGAGCAGTTTCGCGGCCTGCTCGACGCCGTTGGGGACTATCTCTTCAAGATCAACCTGTACGGCTTCGGCGAGCCGTTCCTTTTTCCCGAAACCCTGGAAATGATCCGGCTGGCCACGGACCGCAACATCGGCGTGGGCGTGTCCTCCAACCTCAACCACCGCGACCCGGACCTGCCCCGGCGCATCGTGGCCTCGGGCCTGGAAGTGCTCATCTTTTCCTGCCACGGCGTGTCGCAGGAGACCAGCAACCGGTTCATGCGCGGCGGCAATCCGACACTGGCCCTGGAGAACCTGCGGGCGCTCATCGACGCCCGGCGGGCGGCCGGCTCGAAGACGCCCTTCATCGACTGGCAGTACTGCGTGACAGGATTTAATGAGCACGAGATCGGGGAAGCCCGGGACAAGGCCCGCGCACTCGGCGTGGACCAGGTGCGCTTCATCAAGCCCTTTTTCCCGGCCGACGCCCCGGACGAATGGTTTTCCAGCCGCTTTCCGCGCCAGACCTTCAGCCACGACGCCGAGGCCTCGCCGGGCTGCTCGTGGCTGTACCGCTCGGCCTACGTCAACTGGGACGGCGGGCTCATCCCCTGCTGCCGCGATCCGCGCGACCTGTCGGTTGATTTCGGCAACGTGCTTAAAACACCCTTCCGGGACGTCTGGAACAACGCCAAGTACCAGGCGGCCCGAACGCTCCTGGCCGATCCGACCCGCAACGACCTGCGCCCCGGCATCGTCTGCGGCCGCTGCCCGGTCACGTATTTACGGAAACAGTAG
- a CDS encoding glycosyltransferase family 39 protein, which produces MSGKKTGALRPDAADWIALVLGLCALALRLGDLGAPSASFYDELTTLARSLAPSMGEVLRAARWQYPPYIDFQPPLYYLMVHAAIGLGHTDFFARLPAALSGAASVPLLYLIGRRLGGKAVGLFAAAALAVNLHHVDVSQQTRLYAFYGLASLGALWALLRALGANDGKRRTIAAWALYGVFLATGLYTSYLAGTWLVAGLALTLLALIRPAPSPGVGNDAGDGQPAPHRRRSLILGCLLASLAALLLFWPWLAATSGMRGYLLTAAAPNRPALGTALAHVFAAFSSQYAAFTGRPELPWLLAGPALLGLVAGLCTRKRRFATVAAALWFAAFFLPVWFKANATHHFQARYVLPCLFPVLLLAGMLPAALGDRLPRNLAGRAARLALSVLLGLALAAPSLPVYPFYYRRDDSRLKPLAAFLRDRATPGVALDFAGHSPPWTRFYFATFVRWYLPGVFEPPLPENGRNFRECLLVTPADDQAPPPPPGAAFLGALARVRVFRTPLLNAAPLLLRPNTAGQVFFETDFHILPKAFAHIWDSQNIRIKPKGLLPADRSASGSVTYAFSPLPGQRIALTRLALDARVTGYPGIPVTGRVLVLVGPALDKLVPYDPGALPPPGDTLFVRLILEPGPRRETVEVTRLALAAAVSGQPDPGVTPEAEGQRRLAANSLVVSYEKDALYPGRRPLATLPATKAGQASPLLVATIGDTAYVDPTLSPDYGRLAADKPLTLVNPGSLSILLDIWKLAGSPQGPHLTVGGATFQIPLTGKKLAATLAAKGRGEAALRPLFTPDGYDPGMADVADRVTRLPREPVLTCPDGKPCSVTYALVTGYPARTLRLTWFPRVFADAAGQNGVQAAYSLNGGAYRPLDALTSSGSNRWEGLGVGRTVTADLGGFTGTLRLRFTLSGDAAQLWSSLETPMAMSLSLDTGSLPAISLPPGRTPLRADCPETDGVVALPMPLTDSAIGTP; this is translated from the coding sequence ATGTCAGGAAAAAAAACCGGGGCATTGCGGCCCGACGCCGCCGACTGGATTGCGCTTGTGCTCGGGCTTTGCGCCCTGGCCCTGCGACTAGGCGACCTTGGCGCGCCCTCGGCCTCGTTTTACGACGAACTGACGACCCTGGCCCGCAGCCTTGCCCCGAGCATGGGCGAGGTGCTACGCGCCGCGCGCTGGCAATATCCGCCCTATATCGATTTCCAGCCGCCGCTCTACTACCTCATGGTCCACGCGGCCATCGGCCTTGGCCACACGGACTTTTTCGCCAGGCTCCCGGCGGCGCTTTCCGGCGCGGCCAGCGTTCCCCTGCTCTACCTCATCGGCCGCCGGCTCGGCGGCAAGGCGGTGGGGCTTTTCGCGGCCGCCGCCCTGGCCGTGAACCTGCACCATGTCGACGTCAGCCAGCAGACGCGCCTGTACGCCTTTTACGGGCTGGCAAGCCTCGGCGCGCTCTGGGCGCTGCTGCGCGCCCTCGGAGCAAATGACGGGAAACGGCGAACCATCGCCGCCTGGGCGCTCTACGGCGTGTTCTTGGCCACCGGGCTTTACACGTCCTATCTGGCCGGGACCTGGCTTGTGGCGGGCCTCGCCTTGACGCTCCTGGCCCTTATCCGGCCGGCCCCGTCTCCGGGCGTAGGAAACGACGCGGGCGACGGGCAACCCGCGCCCCATCGCCGGCGTAGCCTGATTCTGGGCTGCCTCCTCGCCAGTCTGGCCGCGCTGCTCCTTTTCTGGCCCTGGCTTGCCGCCACCTCGGGCATGCGCGGCTACCTGCTTACCGCCGCCGCGCCCAATCGACCGGCCCTCGGCACGGCCCTGGCCCATGTCTTCGCCGCCTTTTCCAGCCAGTACGCCGCCTTTACCGGCCGGCCGGAACTGCCCTGGCTGCTGGCCGGGCCGGCCCTGCTCGGCCTTGTCGCGGGCCTTTGCACGCGAAAACGACGCTTCGCGACCGTGGCCGCCGCCCTCTGGTTCGCGGCGTTTTTTTTGCCGGTCTGGTTCAAGGCCAACGCCACCCACCATTTCCAGGCCCGCTACGTGCTGCCCTGCCTGTTTCCGGTTCTGCTCCTGGCCGGCATGCTGCCGGCGGCCCTTGGCGACCGGCTGCCGCGAAACCTCGCCGGCAGGGCCGCGCGCCTCGCCCTGTCCGTGCTGCTGGGGCTGGCCCTGGCCGCGCCGAGCCTGCCGGTTTATCCCTTCTACTACCGCCGCGACGACAGCCGGCTCAAGCCCCTGGCCGCCTTTTTGCGCGACCGGGCCACACCGGGCGTGGCCCTCGATTTCGCCGGCCACAGCCCGCCCTGGACCCGGTTTTATTTCGCCACCTTCGTGCGCTGGTACCTGCCCGGCGTGTTCGAACCGCCCCTGCCGGAAAACGGCCGGAACTTCCGGGAGTGCTTGCTGGTGACGCCCGCCGACGACCAAGCTCCCCCGCCGCCGCCCGGCGCGGCCTTTCTCGGCGCGCTGGCCCGGGTGCGCGTTTTCCGCACCCCGCTTTTAAACGCCGCCCCGCTGCTGCTGCGGCCCAACACTGCGGGACAGGTCTTTTTCGAAACCGATTTTCACATCTTGCCCAAGGCCTTTGCCCATATCTGGGACAGCCAGAACATCCGCATAAAACCCAAGGGCCTGCTGCCGGCCGATCGTTCCGCCTCCGGCAGCGTCACCTACGCCTTTTCCCCCCTGCCCGGGCAGCGTATCGCCCTGACCCGGCTAGCCCTGGACGCCAGGGTGACGGGCTATCCCGGCATCCCGGTCACCGGCCGCGTGCTGGTGCTGGTCGGACCGGCCCTGGACAAACTGGTCCCCTACGATCCGGGCGCTCTGCCGCCGCCGGGGGACACCCTCTTCGTGCGGCTGATCCTCGAGCCCGGCCCCAGGCGCGAAACCGTGGAAGTCACCCGTCTGGCCCTGGCCGCCGCCGTAAGCGGCCAGCCGGACCCGGGCGTCACCCCGGAAGCCGAAGGACAGCGACGCCTCGCCGCCAACTCCCTCGTCGTGTCGTATGAAAAAGACGCCCTCTATCCCGGCCGCCGGCCGCTGGCGACCCTGCCCGCAACCAAAGCCGGACAGGCGTCGCCGCTCCTCGTGGCGACCATCGGCGACACGGCCTACGTCGATCCCACCCTATCCCCGGACTACGGCCGGCTGGCGGCGGACAAACCGCTCACCCTGGTCAATCCCGGCAGCCTGTCCATCCTCCTCGACATCTGGAAGCTTGCCGGCTCGCCCCAGGGGCCGCATCTGACCGTGGGCGGGGCGACGTTCCAGATTCCCCTGACCGGCAAAAAACTGGCCGCGACCCTGGCGGCCAAGGGCCGGGGCGAGGCCGCCCTGCGTCCGCTTTTCACGCCGGACGGCTACGATCCGGGCATGGCCGACGTCGCGGACCGCGTCACGCGCCTGCCCAGGGAGCCGGTCCTGACCTGCCCGGACGGCAAACCCTGCTCGGTCACCTATGCCCTGGTCACGGGCTACCCGGCGCGGACGCTGCGCCTTACCTGGTTCCCCCGGGTCTTTGCCGACGCGGCCGGCCAAAACGGCGTACAGGCCGCCTATTCCCTTAACGGCGGGGCCTACCGTCCCCTCGACGCCCTGACCAGCTCCGGCTCGAACCGTTGGGAAGGGCTTGGCGTCGGCCGGACCGTCACGGCGGACCTCGGGGGATTTACGGGCACACTGCGGCTGCGCTTCACCCTATCCGGCGATGCGGCCCAGCTGTGGTCCTCCCTGGAGACGCCCATGGCCATGTCCCTGTCCCTGGATACGGGGAGCCTGCCCGCGATTTCCCTGCCGCCCGGCCGCACGCCGCTTCGGGCCGATTGCCCGGAAACCGACGGCGTGGTAGCCTTGCCGATGCCCCTTACCGACAGCGCGATTGGTACGCCATGA
- a CDS encoding glycosyltransferase family 39 protein, which translates to MNPGSAAGRHHPPPSPAFADHAPAEPSRRLFWLLFGLILAGSLALRLYNVGTPQLWEDDYLNLDRALMDPARLIAIQQYQGPADTIFDFQPPLSYLLVHATLAVSKTTMAARLPSILAGMLSILAIGLLGARTGGRKAGLAAAAMTGLSLFHLDFSRAIKPYALFLCTLSFSLYFLVRCLEAKLARRPAWLTGYAAATAAMLATAYQGVPVVLAEGLCILGLYVARKGIFSAADRNWRLGQIVLAADAAVLVWLPLAPGLLFVREFLGNPHINPWQGLGGTFFANILNGLYYQHAVVPLVSTLLLIALALLGLLVGRRAPVLLLAAVGIFPALAVLSSQSDLRPLVSWRHLVCLFPGLAVFAGAGAAFTADMVAGYMAKKLRLGTALLVTAALCAVTMGPGLTRIRDDASRTLSNDRDLFRYLSRLPVTWTGLTFTGYQRNTKTFSARWHLPGRFSSPGDFSGPGYGRTLVVDSYTAPSQRLRAMPRGTLLASWGTGIFKTRVSLAGLPRRAPLLLAPGADGSAAYGDDFRDWRYYRDAFASRNFTVDTEVGLLRPTRYEKPAMAVWRFDLPPGSAGAVVRASVVAALYKRHPDKSADSLLSIAASGDGKTFTPLAVLSHADFLLPDGTPRTQKRRFFEELGFYHECREAAARLDLTPFAAGGTVYVRVTYAPGVREGFLNVAGLAVTAEFPEGARPEVNPLAFYAANLARNCAAPAYTPDSHLLGQTAYVFAAPQHPELAARLPGGEVIGTPADLAAFTAAHPDLDPAYVLRDASGAPAVIVHDPALNPDGDAPRFSGTDSRAVLEVAGKKPFDVGTAWLWGRIDAPTIAIGATSLRIPVSAPDGTVLRLTPGGKGLLAFSPNFDPPDFTDAPNAHFRNMAASTSYPEYDGGVTCRPGTACSFDYIIVSGLPMTELRLMTYPRLYGEPGSAGSCQVSVSTDGQHFRTLVDFRRSRKFTWSPMFTRHFTRLRFDKPATFVTVRFSLFANANAEFWSPTRPIDRMVVEADLDARSLPPLRLSPGAVPLRLTGAPDNNLHLTFDPHRPGLERVWPGD; encoded by the coding sequence ATGAATCCGGGCAGTGCCGCCGGTCGTCATCATCCTCCCCCATCGCCCGCTTTCGCCGACCATGCGCCCGCCGAGCCTTCACGCAGGCTCTTCTGGCTGCTGTTCGGCCTGATCCTGGCCGGGTCCCTGGCCTTGCGCCTTTACAACGTGGGCACCCCCCAGCTGTGGGAGGACGACTACCTCAACCTCGACCGGGCCCTGATGGATCCGGCCCGGCTCATCGCCATCCAGCAGTACCAGGGGCCGGCGGACACCATCTTCGACTTCCAGCCGCCCCTTTCCTACCTGCTCGTCCACGCCACCCTGGCCGTGTCCAAGACCACCATGGCCGCCCGCCTGCCCTCCATTCTGGCCGGCATGCTGTCCATCCTGGCCATCGGGCTGCTTGGCGCGCGCACGGGCGGACGCAAGGCCGGGCTGGCCGCCGCCGCCATGACCGGGCTGTCCCTGTTCCATCTGGATTTTTCCCGGGCCATCAAGCCCTATGCCCTGTTTTTATGCACCCTGTCCTTTTCCCTGTATTTCCTCGTCCGCTGCCTGGAGGCGAAGCTTGCCCGGCGCCCGGCCTGGTTGACCGGCTATGCCGCGGCCACGGCGGCCATGCTGGCCACGGCCTACCAGGGCGTGCCGGTTGTTCTGGCCGAGGGGCTGTGCATTCTGGGCCTGTATGTGGCCAGAAAGGGCATCTTCAGCGCCGCCGACCGCAACTGGCGGCTGGGGCAGATCGTCCTCGCCGCCGACGCGGCCGTGCTCGTCTGGCTGCCCCTGGCCCCGGGCCTGCTTTTCGTGCGCGAATTCCTGGGAAACCCGCACATCAATCCCTGGCAGGGCTTGGGCGGAACGTTTTTCGCCAATATCCTCAATGGGCTGTATTACCAGCACGCAGTCGTGCCCCTGGTCAGCACGCTGCTGCTCATCGCCCTGGCCCTGCTCGGGCTGCTGGTCGGCCGCCGCGCCCCGGTCCTGCTGCTGGCCGCCGTCGGGATTTTCCCCGCGCTGGCAGTGCTTTCCAGCCAGTCGGACCTGCGGCCCCTCGTGTCCTGGCGACACCTGGTCTGTCTGTTCCCGGGGCTGGCCGTTTTCGCCGGCGCGGGCGCGGCCTTCACGGCGGACATGGTGGCCGGCTACATGGCCAAAAAACTACGCCTCGGCACGGCCCTGCTCGTCACCGCCGCCCTGTGCGCCGTGACCATGGGACCGGGACTGACCCGCATCCGCGACGACGCCTCCCGCACCCTGTCCAACGACCGGGACCTGTTCCGATACTTAAGCCGCCTGCCCGTGACCTGGACCGGCCTGACATTTACCGGCTACCAGCGAAACACCAAGACCTTCTCCGCCAGATGGCACCTGCCCGGCCGCTTTTCCAGCCCGGGCGACTTTTCCGGCCCGGGCTACGGCCGCACCCTGGTCGTGGATTCCTACACCGCCCCGTCCCAGCGGCTTCGGGCCATGCCGCGCGGCACGCTGCTGGCCTCCTGGGGCACCGGCATCTTCAAGACCCGCGTCTCCCTGGCCGGGCTGCCCCGCCGGGCCCCTCTGCTGCTGGCCCCGGGCGCCGACGGCTCGGCCGCCTATGGCGACGATTTCCGCGACTGGCGCTATTACCGCGACGCCTTTGCCTCGCGCAATTTCACCGTGGACACGGAAGTGGGCCTGCTGCGCCCCACCCGCTACGAAAAGCCGGCCATGGCCGTGTGGCGCTTCGACCTGCCCCCGGGCAGCGCCGGGGCCGTCGTGCGGGCCAGCGTGGTCGCGGCGCTCTACAAGCGCCATCCCGACAAATCGGCGGATTCGCTGCTTTCCATCGCGGCCAGCGGCGACGGCAAGACCTTCACCCCCCTGGCCGTGCTGTCCCACGCCGATTTCCTCCTGCCCGACGGCACGCCGCGCACGCAAAAAAGGCGTTTTTTCGAAGAGCTGGGCTTTTACCACGAGTGCCGCGAAGCCGCCGCCCGCCTGGACCTGACGCCCTTTGCCGCCGGCGGCACGGTCTACGTGCGCGTCACCTACGCCCCGGGAGTGCGCGAGGGATTTCTCAACGTGGCCGGACTGGCCGTGACGGCGGAATTTCCCGAGGGAGCCCGGCCCGAGGTGAATCCCCTGGCTTTTTACGCCGCCAACCTGGCCCGAAATTGCGCCGCGCCGGCCTACACGCCGGACAGTCACCTGCTCGGCCAGACCGCCTACGTCTTTGCCGCCCCGCAGCATCCGGAGCTGGCCGCGCGTCTGCCCGGGGGCGAGGTCATCGGCACTCCGGCCGATCTGGCCGCCTTTACCGCCGCCCACCCGGACCTCGATCCCGCCTACGTGCTGCGCGACGCGTCGGGCGCGCCGGCGGTCATCGTCCACGACCCAGCCCTAAATCCCGACGGCGACGCGCCGCGCTTTTCCGGGACCGACTCCCGCGCCGTGCTGGAGGTGGCCGGCAAAAAGCCCTTCGACGTGGGCACGGCCTGGCTATGGGGCAGGATCGACGCGCCGACCATCGCTATCGGCGCCACGTCCCTGCGCATCCCGGTGTCCGCCCCGGACGGGACGGTGCTGCGTCTCACCCCCGGCGGCAAGGGGCTGCTCGCCTTCAGCCCGAATTTCGATCCGCCGGATTTCACCGACGCCCCCAACGCGCATTTCCGCAATATGGCGGCGTCCACATCCTATCCGGAGTATGACGGCGGCGTGACCTGCCGGCCCGGCACCGCCTGCTCGTTCGATTACATCATCGTCTCCGGCCTGCCCATGACCGAGCTGCGGCTGATGACCTATCCCCGGCTCTACGGCGAACCCGGCAGCGCGGGAAGTTGCCAGGTCTCGGTTTCCACGGACGGCCAGCACTTCCGGACCCTGGTCGATTTTCGCCGCTCCAGGAAATTCACCTGGTCGCCCATGTTCACCCGGCATTTCACCCGGCTGCGCTTCGACAAGCCGGCCACCTTCGTCACGGTGCGCTTTTCGCTTTTCGCCAATGCCAACGCCGAGTTCTGGTCGCCGACACGGCCCATCGACCGCATGGTGGTGGAAGCCGACCTCGACGCGCGTTCGCTGCCGCCCCTGCGGCTCAGTCCCGGAGCGGTGCCGTTGCGGCTCACCGGCGCGCCGGACAACAACCTGCACCTGACCTTCGATCCCCACCGGCCGGGGCTCGAACGGGTCTGGCCCGGGGACTAG